Proteins from one Sarcophilus harrisii chromosome 2, mSarHar1.11, whole genome shotgun sequence genomic window:
- the LOC100921468 gene encoding olfactory receptor 4K15 yields MNKTNHSRVSEFILLGLSESPELQPLFFVVFSMLYLAIVMGNFLIILTVTSDPRLHSPMYFLLANLSFIDVCVASFATPKMIADFLVEQKTISFEACLAQIFFVHLFTGSEMVLLVSMAYDRYVAICKPLHYMTIMSRRVCIILVIISWCVGFIHTTSQLAFTVNLPFCGPNKVDSFFCDLPLVTKLACIDTYVVSLLIVADSGFLSMSSFLLLVISYTVILITVRNRSSASMAKARSTLTAHITVVTLFFGPCIFIYVWPFSSYSVDKVLAVFYTIFTPILNPVIYTLRNKEVKAAMSKLKSRYLKPGQVSAIIRNVLFL; encoded by the coding sequence ATGAACAAGACGAATCACTCTCGAGTATCTGAATTCATCTTGTTGGGACTCTCTGAATCCCCAGAGCTCCAACCtctcttttttgttgtgttttcaaTGCTCTATCTTGCTATTGTGATGGGGAACTTCCTTATCATCCTCACTGTGACTTCAGATCCACGTCTTCACTCTCCCATGTATTTTTTACTTGCAAACCTCTCTTTTATAGATGTCTGTGTGGCCTCTTTTGCCACCCCTAAAATGATTGCAGACTTCCTTGTGGAGCAGAAGACTATCTCCTTTGAGGCTTGTCTGGCTCAGATTTTCTTTGTTCACCTTTTCACTGGGAGTGAAATGGTACTTCTTGTGTCCATGGCCTATGATCGCTATGTTGCCATATGTAAACCTCTCCACTATATGACCATCATGAGTCGGCGTGTTTGTATCATTCTAGTCATCATTTCCTGGTGTGTTGGCTTCATACACACAACTAGCCAGCTGGCATTTACAGTCAACTTGCCCTTCTGTGGTCCCAATAAGGTGGACAGCTTTTTCTGTGACCTCCCTCTGGTGACCAAACTTGCTTGTATAGACACATATGTTGTCAGCTTACTTATTGTTGCAGACAGTGGTTTTCTCTCCATGAGCTCCTTTCTCCTCCTGGTTATTTCTTATACAGTCATACTCATTACAGTACGCAATCGCTCATCAGCTAGTATGGCAAAGGCACGTTCTACATTGACTGCCCATATCACTGTGGTCACATTATTCTTTGGGCCATGCATTTTCATCTATGTGTGGCCTTTCAGCAGCTACTCAGTGGACAAAGTTCTTGCAGTGTTTTATACCATCTTCACTCCCATATTAAATCCAGTTATTTATACCCTAAGGAACAAAGAAGTGAAGGCAGCCATGTCCAAATTAAAGAGCCGATACCTAAAGCCTGGTCAAGTATCTGCTATAATAAGAAATGTCTTATTCTTGTAA